In Quercus robur chromosome 11, dhQueRobu3.1, whole genome shotgun sequence, the following proteins share a genomic window:
- the LOC126705504 gene encoding uncharacterized protein LOC126705504 produces the protein MDKSWMHETDRTSTRYSEGVKQFINMARDHADRVGRIKCPCRKCTNRYYQHIDAVETHLILNRFDLNYTEWIFHGEEDPFFKHVQVEHNDNNSQAEDIDDVGEMLDDIYRGTFPDANIGESSTSPGPSNNDHKTRPFDQLWEDAQCELYLGCKKFSKLSFCMKLLHIKTLCNWSDKSFDLMIDLIKQALPDGESLPKSYYEAKQFRRDLGFSYELIHVYKNVCTLFWKEHADKEECPKCHTSRWKEDNGNGKKIPWKVLRYFPIKPRLQRLFMSKDIAKDMRWHKDERLEDGDYLRHPADSIVWKEFDKKHAWFAADSCNVRLGLASDGFNPFGNMSTSYSMWPVVLMPYNLPPWRCMKDPYMILSLLIPGRKAPGNKVDVYLQPLVDDLKELWNEGIKTYDASKQHSFKLHAALL, from the coding sequence ATGGATAAAAGTTGGATGCATGAAACTGATAGAACTAGTACACGATATAGTGAAGGTGTTAAGCAGTTCATTAACATGGCACGTGATCATGCGGATCGAGTTGGTAGGATTAAGTGTCCATGTCGTAAATGCACAAATCGATATTATCAACATATAGACGCGGTGGAGactcatttaattttgaatagaTTTGATTTGAATTACACTGAATGGATATTTCATGGGGAAGAAGATCCGTTTTTTAAACATGTGCAAGTTGAGCATAATGATAATAATTCACAAGCAGAAGACATTGATGACGTTGGAGAAATGTTAGATGACATTTATAGGGGAACATTTCCAGATGCAAATATAGGTGAATCCTCCACTTCTCCAGGTCCATCAAACAATGATCACAAAACAAGACCTTTTGATCAGTTGTGGGAAGATGCCCAATGTGAGCTTTATCTAGGTTgtaaaaagttttctaaactctCTTTTTGTATGAAGCTGCTCCATATAAAGACACTTTGCAATTGGAGTGATAAGTCGTTTGATTTGATGATTGACTTGATAAAGCAGGCACTCCCAGATGGGGAGTCATTGCCAAAATCGTATTATGAAGCGAAGCAGTTTAGGCGAGACTTGGGTTTTAGCTATGAGTTGATACATGTATACAAAAATGTCTGTACACTTTTTTGGAAGGAACATGCTGATAAAGAAGAATGCCCAAAATGTCATACTTCAAGATGGAAAGAGGACAATGGTAATGGTAAAAAAATTCCTTGGAAGGTCTTAAGGTATTTTCCAATTAAACCAAGGTTGCAGCGATTGTTTATGTCGAAAGATATAGCTAAAGACATGAGGTGGCACAAAGATGAGCGACTTGAAGATGGAGATTACCTTAGACATCCTGCCGATTCAATAGTGTGGAAAGAGTTTGATAAAAAACATGCTTGGTTTGCTGCAGATTCCTGCAATGTGCGACTTGGTTTAGCAAGCGATGGGTTTAATCCATTTGGTAACATGAGTACATCATATAGCATGTGGCCAGTAGTACTTATGCCGTATAATTTACCTCCATGGAGGTGTATGAAGGATCCATATATGATTTTGTCCTTACTTATTCCTGGACGTAAGGCACCTGGAAACAAAGTTGATGTGTACTTGCAGCCATTGGTGGATgatttaaaagaattatggaATGAAGGCATCAAGACGTATGATGCATCAAAGCAACATTCATTTAAGTTGCATGCAGCGTTATTATGA